DNA sequence from the Thermoanaerobaculia bacterium genome:
GCTTGTGCACGATGTAGCGTCCGACGACGGTCCCGAAGACGGCGCCCGCGAAGACGTCGCTGGAGAAGTGCACGTGTTCGTTGACGCGGTCGAAGGCGACGAGGCTCGCGAGCGTGTACGCGGCCGTCGGAACGACCCATCCCTTCGAGCGCGCGGCGACGACGGAGGCGAGCGCGAAGGCCTGGGTCGCGTGGCCGGACGGGAACGAGGAATTGCTCGAGCCGAAGTCGAAGTCCGTCTTGCCTCCGGAGCGGTTCGGCCGTTCGCGTCCGAAGAGGCGCTTGATCACCGTGTTCTCGACGAGCGCGGTGAGGATGCTCGCCTCGAGCGCCTCGCGGCCCGTGTCGCGGACGGCGGGGCTGCGGAAAGCCAGGCCGAGCCCGATGGCGAGGACGGCCGCCTGCGTGCCATTTCCGCCGCCGAAACTCATCGTCGCGTCCGCGACGTGGTTCGTGAAGTCCGAACGATTGCGCTGCGCCGCCCGGTCGATGCTCCGGTCCGCCGCGAACAGGCCGC
Encoded proteins:
- a CDS encoding phosphatase PAP2 family protein codes for the protein MRKGLRVWAAALCFAACAHRATAQVPPAPDETGGKEVAPQVEAPAGPLKRAIRAVAHEAGRYFSDSVGFVIAPAHWTKSDWEKAGGVTLVLGGLFAADRSIDRAAQRNRSDFTNHVADATMSFGGGNGTQAAVLAIGLGLAFRSPAVRDTGREALEASILTALVENTVIKRLFGRERPNRSGGKTDFDFGSSNSSFPSGHATQAFALASVVAARSKGWVVPTAAYTLASLVAFDRVNEHVHFSSDVFAGAVFGTVVGRYIVHKHEREAVGEPTKTSLDIVPIRNGLAARLTF